From the Oscillospiraceae bacterium genome, one window contains:
- a CDS encoding S-layer homology domain-containing protein encodes MKKILSAFIILTLIFSMCTVNANTTQVQFTDVDKSSSQGQAIYKMVESGILSGYPDSSFRPNNPLTRAELCKIINLTFNFTEADAVNFPDVSTSDWFYSYVLIAKKAGYIKGHDDGTFRGNDYLTKEEACVVICRVAGLYDIPFTGTISDEVSDWAVPYVNKVLGNRLMSLNSDNTFGATKNITRGELSHSVSPFVKSTGTTPGTSTGTSTGGGGGGSTGGGGGGSVGGGGNSGTVLPIIPPSAGDNTGSGDNTGSGDNTGSGDNTGSGDNTGSGDNTGSGDNTGSGDNTGTGDNTGTGDNTGSGDNTGTGDNTGTGDNTGTGDNTGSGDNTGSGTTQPDDDEDEKPTEPTIDKAKQDEALENINTIKKAITRFGGRFGAKAQQVLNIIYATLTETENDAQNGIAIYTKNYVVNTYGTEITEAKNIYNGKGGYNNGTFVEGMTSGEQGQFVSDLERYMPSYAADELSLMLFGKTVEQLVKDMN; translated from the coding sequence ATGAAAAAAATATTATCAGCATTTATTATATTAACTCTTATTTTTTCAATGTGTACAGTAAATGCCAATACAACTCAAGTCCAGTTTACTGATGTTGACAAGTCTTCATCTCAGGGACAGGCAATATATAAGATGGTTGAGAGTGGGATTTTATCAGGTTATCCCGATAGTTCTTTCAGACCGAATAATCCTTTAACAAGAGCAGAACTTTGTAAAATTATAAATCTGACTTTTAATTTTACCGAAGCAGATGCTGTAAATTTCCCTGATGTTTCTACATCTGACTGGTTTTATTCTTATGTTTTAATTGCCAAAAAAGCAGGATATATAAAAGGTCATGACGATGGTACTTTCAGAGGAAATGACTATCTTACAAAAGAAGAAGCCTGCGTTGTAATATGCAGAGTTGCAGGTCTTTATGATATACCTTTTACAGGAACAATTTCAGACGAAGTTTCCGACTGGGCAGTTCCTTATGTTAATAAAGTTTTAGGCAACAGACTTATGAGTTTAAATTCTGATAATACATTTGGTGCAACCAAAAATATAACAAGAGGCGAACTTTCTCATAGTGTTTCCCCTTTTGTTAAAAGCACAGGCACAACACCTGGCACATCAACAGGAACTTCTACCGGTGGCGGCGGAGGCGGCTCTACCGGTGGCGGTGGCGGAGGATCTGTCGGCGGCGGTGGAAATTCAGGAACAGTCTTGCCAATAATTCCACCTTCGGCAGGTGACAATACAGGCTCTGGTGATAATACAGGCTCAGGCGATAATACAGGCTCAGGTGACAATACAGGTTCAGGCGACAATACAGGCTCTGGTGACAATACAGGCTCTGGTGATAATACAGGCTCAGGCGACAATACAGGAACTGGCGATAATACAGGAACTGGCGATAATACAGGTTCAGGCGATAATACAGGAACTGGCGACAACACAGGAACTGGCGATAATACAGGAACTGGTGACAATACAGGTTCAGGCGACAATACAGGCTCAGGCACTACACAACCTGACGATGATGAGGATGAAAAACCTACCGAACCTACAATTGATAAAGCAAAACAAGATGAAGCACTTGAAAATATAAATACAATAAAAAAGGCAATAACAAGATTTGGCGGAAGATTTGGTGCTAAAGCTCAGCAAGTGTTAAATATTATATATGCTACTTTAACTGAAACTGAAAATGATGCCCAAAATGGTATTGCAATTTACACAAAAAATTATGTAGTAAATACATACGGAACTGAAATTACAGAGGCAAAGAATATATATAATGGTAAAGGCGGATATAACAATGGTACATTTGTTGAAGGAATGACATCGGGAGAACAGGGACAGTTTGTATCTGACCTTGAAAGATATATGCCGTCTTATGCAGCAGATGAGTTATCTCTTATGTTATTTGGAAAAA